The Cherax quadricarinatus isolate ZL_2023a chromosome 20, ASM3850222v1, whole genome shotgun sequence genome has a window encoding:
- the noc gene encoding zinc finger protein Noc: MVVLESKGMLTAGSNQYLQPDYLSPLPTTLDAKKSPLALLAQTCSQIGADSSKPLPSEKKKEEEKKEKSTPTPLDNTRRSPAFKPYESATKKNMTEESASEEKSQGRKTPSSQPSSARSPSNSSNGGGSSAGLSKEESGRRSIEASATSSASTTPIIRSGLEVLAGHPKDVPLGTYRTGVPSLLPPGYPGLESHPALRGAHPGLMPGLGLPGLPSTLASVYPGAAAAALYSSAGLQTSAALSPSILASPYLTYTRVKTAGGGEAVVPVCRDPYCTGCPYSVQNNHLLQSGGACPPSCTQCEQAKAALSALPGLSSLPSSSLVPASSILPPTSVAAAAAASLYSPSASSLLTGPPRPYVCNWIAGDTYCGKRFSTSEELLQHLRSHTNMTADSTSLNLLSSPLHAHAALLGSAHSALSRPGMAYPPPALSPLTASRYHPYNKPSLSASAALTPTLPGLSPYASALSAYPPGYPSPYAGLYPRPPL; this comes from the exons ATGGTGGTTCTCGAGTCCAAAGGGATGTTGACTGCAGGCAGTAATCAATATTTACAACCGGATTACCTGTCTCCACTACCCACCACG CTGGACGCCAAAAAATCCCCCCTCGCGCTGCTGGCGCAGACATGCTCGCAGATTGGAGCAGACTCCTCCAAACCTCTGCCTTctgagaagaagaaggaagaggagaagaaggagaagtcGACCCCCACACCGCTGGACAACACCAGACGCTCCCCGGCCTTCAAACCTTACGAGAGCGCCACCAAGAAGAACATGACGGAGGAGTCAGCGAGTGAGGAGAAGTCCCAGGGCAGGAAGACTCCTTCCAGTCAGCCCTCAAGCGCCAGGTCGCCCTCCAACTCGAGTAATGGCGGTGGCTCCTCGGCGGGACTGAGCAAGGAGGAGAGTGGCCGTCGCAGCATCGAAGCGAGTGCCACGTCTTCCGCCTCCACTACTCCCATCATCAGATCTGGCCTGGAGGTACTAGCCGGCCACCCCAAGGACGTGCCCCTGGGTACATACAGAACTGGTGTTCCTTCTCTGCTGCCCCCTGGCTACCCAGGCCTCGAATCACACCCTGCTCTGCGAGGTGCCCACCCAGGCCTGATGCCCGGCTTAGGCCTGCCAGGCCTACCCTCCACCCTGGCCTCCGTTTACCCTGGTGCCGCGGCTGCCGCCCTCTACTCATCTGCAGGTCTTCAGACCTCTGCCGCGCTCTCTCCCTCAATCCTGGCTTCGCCGTACCTGACATACACACGGGTTAAAACAGCAGGCGGTGGTGAGGCAGTAGTACCCGTGTGTCGGGATCCCTACTGCACTGGGTGTCCCTACTCCGTGCAGAACAACCATCTCCTACAGTCTGGCGGTGCCTGTCCTCCCTCGTGTACCCAGTGTGAGCAGGCTAAAGCTGCTCTCAGTGCCCTGCCTGGTCTCTCCTCCCTACCCTCGTCGTCACTAGTGCCAGCCAGCAGCATCCTGCCGCCTACCTCAGTGGCTGCGGCCGCTGCTGCCTCCCTCTACTCTCCTTCcgcctcctccctcctcacagGACCTCCCAGACCCTACGTGTGTAATTGGATAGCCGGAGACACGTACTGTGGCAAGCGCTTCTCCACCTCCGAGGAGTTGCTGCAGCATCTGAGGAGTCACACTAACATGACTGCAGACTCCACCTCCTTGAACCTCCTCTCCAGCCCCCTGCATGCCCATGCTGCCCTGCTGGGCTCCGCTCACTCTGCCCTCTCCAGGCCTGGTATGGCCTATCCTCCACCCGCCTTATCCCCGCTCACCGCCAGCAGGTATCACCCATATAACAAGCCTTCTCTCTCCGCGTCAGCCGCCCTCACACCTACTCTGCCAGGCCTATCCCCCTACGCTTCTGCTCTCTCGGCCTATCCTCCAGGCTACCCCTCGCCCTACGCTGGCCTGTACCCCAGGCCGCCTCTCTGA